From Mytilus galloprovincialis chromosome 9, xbMytGall1.hap1.1, whole genome shotgun sequence, the proteins below share one genomic window:
- the LOC143045241 gene encoding tubulin alpha-1A chain-like: MRECISIHVGQAGVQMGNACWELYCLEHGIQPDGQMPSDKTIGGGDDSFNTFFSETGAGKHVPRAVFVDLEPTVVDEVRTGTYRQLFHPEQLVTGKEDAANNYARGHYTIGKEIVDLVLDRIRKLADQCTGLQGFLIFHSFGGGTGSGFTSLLMERLSVDYGKKSKLEFAIYPAPQVSTAVVEPYNSILTTHTTLEHSDCAFMVDNEAIYDICRRNLDIERPTYTNLNRLIGQIVSSITASLRFDGALNVDLTEFQTNLVPYPRIHFPLATYAPVISAEKAYHEQLSVAEITNACFEPANQLVKCDPRHGKYMACCMLYRGDVVPKDVNAAIATIKTKRTIQFVDWCPTGFKVGINYQPPTVVPGGDLAKVQRAVCMLSNTTAIAEAWARLDHKFDLMYAKRAFVHWYVGEGMEEGEFSEAREDLAALEKDYEEVGVDSVEGEGEEEGEEY; the protein is encoded by the exons ATG AGGGAATGCATCAGTATACATGTTGGACAGGCTGGAGTCCAGATGGGCAACGCCTGCTGGGAGTTGTACTGTTTGGAACACGGTATTCAACCTGATGGTCAGATGCCCTCTGACAAGACCATTGGAGGTGGTGATGACTCTTTCAACACCTTCTTCAGTGAGACTGGAGCTGGCAAACACGTACCCAGAGCTGTATTTGTAGATCTAGAACCAACAGTAGTAG ATGAAGTAAGAACAGGAACATACAGACAACTTTTCCATCCAGAACAATTAGTCACAGGTAAAGAGGATGCTGCCAACAACTACGCAAGAGGTCACTACACAATTGGTAAAGAAATTGTTGACTTGGTACTCGACAGAATCCGTAAACTAGCAGATCAATGTACCGGTCTTCAAGGTTTCCTCATCTTCCACAGCTTTGGTGGTGGTACCGGATCAGGATTCACATCACTCCTCATGGAACGTCTCAGTGTTGATTACGGAAAGAAATCCAAATTGGAATTTGCCATCTACCCAGCCCCACAAGTCTCAACAGCTGTTGTTGAACCATACAACTCCATCTTGACCACCCATACCACCCTTGAGCACTCCGATTGTGCTTTCATGGTTGACAATGAAGCCATCTATGATATCTGCAGACGTAActtggacattgaaagaccaacATACACCAACTTGAACAGACTCATTGGACAGATTGTCAGTTCTATCACCGCCTCCCTGAGATTTGACGGAGCTTTGAACGTCGATCTCACTGAGTTCCAGACCAACTTGGTACCATACCCACGTATCCATTTCCCTTTGGCTACTTATGCTCCGGTCATCTCAGCAGAGAAGGCCTACCATGAACAACTTTCAGTTGCCGAGATTACCAATGCTTGCTTTGAACCCGCTAACCAGCTTGTAAAGTGTGACCCACGTCACGGCAAGTACATGGCCTGTTGTATGTTGTACAGAGGAGATGTAGTACCAAAGGATGTCAATGCTGCCATTGCAACCATCAAGACCAAGAGAACCATCCAGTTCGTCGATTGGTGTCCAACCGGATTCAAGGTCGGAATCAATTACCAACCACCAACTGTTGTACCAGGAGGTGATTTGGCTAAAGTACAGAGAGCCGTCTGCATGTTGAGCAACACAACCGCCATTGCTGAGGCCTGGGCTCGTCTTGATCATAAATTTGACTTGATGTACGCCAAACGTGCTTTCGTTCATTGGTACGTCGGAGAAGGTATGGAGGAAGGAGAATTCTCAGAAGCCCGTGAAGATTTGGCTGCTTTGGAGAAGGATTACGAAGAAGTCGGAGTAGACTCCGTAGAAGGTGAAGGAGAGGAAGAAGGAGAAGAATATTAA
- the LOC143045242 gene encoding tubulin alpha chain, whose protein sequence is MRECISLHVGQAGVQMGNACWELYCLEHGIQPDGQMPSDKTTGKADDTFSTFFSETDSGKHVPRAIFVDLEPTVVDEVRTGPYRQLYHPEQLITGKEDAANNYARGHYTVGKELIDSVVDRIRKLSDQCTGLQGFLVFHSFGGGTGSGFTSLLLEHLSMDFGKKSKLEFAIYPSPKVATAVVEPYNSVLTTHTTLEHSDCAFMVDNEAIFDICKRNLDIDRPSYINLNRLVAQIVSSITASLRFDGALNVDLNEFQTNLVPYPRIHFPLATYAPIISAEKAYNEVLSISQITNSCFESANQMVKCDPRNGKYMCVCLLYRGDVVPKDINVAISAIKTKRSIQFVDWCPTGFKVGINYQPPTVVPGGDLAKVQRAVCMLSNTTAIAEAWARLDHKFDLMFQKRAFVHWYVGEGMEEGEFAEAREDLASLEKDYEEVGMDSGEAEDEEEEY, encoded by the exons ATG AGGGAATGTATCAGTTTACACGTTGGACAAGCTGGAGTCCAGATGGGCAATGCCTGCTGGGAGTTGTACTGTTTGGAACATGGTATCCAACCTGACGGTCAGATGCCCTCCGACAAGACCACCGGAAAGGCAGATGACACATTCAGTACATTCTTTAGTGAAACAGATTCCGGTAAACATGTTCCAAGGGCCATATTTGTTGATCTAGAACCCACTGTTGTTG ATGAAGTTAGAACTGGACCGTATCGCCAGCTATACCATCCAGAACAACTCATTACAGGCAAGGAAGATGCTGCCAATAATTATGCAAGGGGACATTATACTGTCGGCAAAGAATTGATTGATTCTGTAGTTGATCGCATAAGAAAGCTTTCCGACCAGTGCACGGGTTTGCAAGGGTTTTTAGTTTTTCATAGCTTCGGCGGAGGAACTGGTTCTGGCTTTACCTCCTTACTACTGGAACACCTCTCAATGGACTTTGGTAAGAAGTCGAAGTTAGAATTTGCCATTTATCCGTCGCCTAAAGTAGCCACTGCTGTTGTGGAACCTTATAATTCTGTTCTTACAACCCATACAACACTTGAACATTCCGACTGTGCCTTTATGGTGGACAATGAAGCTATATTTGACATATGTAAGCGTAACTTGGACATAGATAGACCATCGTATATCAATTTAAACCGTTTAGTTGCCCAAATTGTAAGCTCGATAACGGCTTCACTAAGATTTGACGGAGCACTCAATGTTGACCTCAACGAGTTCCAGACTAATCTGGTACCATATCCGCGAATTCATTTCCCATTGGCTACATATGCACCAATCATTTCTGCTGAGAAAGCTTATAATGAGGTCTTATCGATATCACAGATCACAAATTCTTGCTTTGAATCTGCAAACCAAATGGTAAAATGCGATCCCCGAAATGGAAAATACATGTGCGTATGTCTGCTTTACCGCGGAGACGTGGTACCGAAAGATATAAACGTCGCCATTTCTGCGATAAAAACAAAGCGGTCTATTCAGTTTGTCGACTGGTGTCCGACTGGGTTTAAAGTTGGAATAAACTACCAGCCGCCTACAGTTGTTCCAGGAGGGGATCTTGCTAAAGTTCAACGGGCTGTTTGTATGTTGAGCAATACAACCGCCATTGCAGAAGCATGGGCCCGCTTGGACCACAAATTCGATCTTATGTTCCAAAAACGAGCATTTGTTCATTGGTATGTAGGTGAAGGAATGGAAGAAGGAGAATTTGCTGAGGCACGGGAGGACCTCGCTTCTTTAGAAAAGGATTATGAAGAAGTTGGTATGGACTCTGGAGAAGCCGAAGACGAAGAAGAAGAATATTGA